The DNA segment TGTCCTTGTAGGCacaggaaagatatttttcatcAAATATCAAGGCTGTAGAGAGCTACCAGACAGGAGCAAAATACTACTACTCCAGCTGTGAAAATAGCTGCTACTGTAATTCTTACACTTGCTATTCTCTGTATCCCACAAAGCAAAATGGTTCTGAAACATGCAATGTTGTGTAATCACATTATACTTTGTAGAAGACTGCAAGAGTCTGTTTTCTGCTCTCTGCTAGGCTTGCTTCTCACTTGATGATGCCTGGGCTCATCAATCTGACTTGTTTTATTGTGGCTGTTTGTGCAGGTGTGCTAGGAACAGCATGAATGTAAAAGGATGCTTATCCAGTAACCCCAGAAAATGTGCAAATTTAAGTCTTCCCTAGAAACTGGAAAATTTCCCTAGaaattccatttccttttcaggctctttgcttctttctttcatctcCGAAACATACACCAATCCTCTATTGCCGCTCTCCACCCTGTGATACCAATgtaaacaaaacccagcaacagAATAATCAAGCTTTGCATGTGAAAAAAAGCACCATACTATCAAACCTTTGCTCCTTTTAGTAGAGTTACAGCAGCATTTAGAGATCAAAGCCTCACGTATACTATTGCTTAAAACCTTGCTCCCAGGTCCTCTGTATTAACGTACTCTGCAATGCTTTGGATCTTGGtattaaaacagaagagagaCTGAACACACGGTGTGATCACAGGAACAAGGGTAGTAGTTTCTGTGAATTTCTAGCTACACAAATTTGTGTGCAACAGACCTACTTTGTGCCTGGTGACATTTACAATGCAGATTTAGTTCTCCTGTGAGGCTGATGAGTCATTCACTATTCACTGGCATTGAACAGTTTTGCCATAGCCACCTCTTCCAGCATCATAGTCTTGACGATATTCATCTCGGACcttacaaaggaggaaaaaatggaagtccagtaaagacaaagaaaaacaatttctcaaaAACTATAATCAAACCGAGTTCACACGCAgattttagctgggatagagttaattttcttcacagtagctagtgtggggctatgttttggatttgtgctgaaaacagtgttgataacagagggatgttttcgttattgctgagcagtgctcacacagagctgaggccttttctgcttctcagcccaccccaccagcgagcaggctgcggggcacaaggagttgagaggggacagccgggacagctgaccccgactgaccaaagcAATAGTCCAAACCATtgatgtcatgttcagcatataaacctgggggaagaaggaaggggagggacaTTCAGaatgatggcatttgtcttcccaagtaaccgttatggGTGATGGAGCCCCGTAAGCATAACATGTAAGTGGCCACAAGGAGCTGAATAATGAAACAGAAGGCAAAGTGCATCATACAGAAGCCCAGAATACAGCATAAATAAACTTCCTTTTTAATAATGTCCAGGGGGACTCTTTAATCAAGACAGTCAAAGAGTGAGGATGGCTAGCCTCATGCTTCAGCAGTAAAAGCGTGTGCTACCTGCTCCACTTTAGGTAAGCTAAGTGCTGTCCTTTGTGTTTCTTGACAGCCTTGCATTTGCTGGGGTTATTTACAGGCGTTATCTCCCCAAGCAGCCAAGAAGTTTCTCAAAGTACTTTCAGTGAAATATatgaaaaagttatttattcTTAGTGGATAACACCATCGTTGCTAAGATATCTTACAGACTAACATATAGTGCTATCTTAAACAATAATTCATAAGTTGCTATTTCTGAAGTTGTTCTGAGCGTGTTCATTCAAAAAGCAGTAATTTGGCAAAGTCACCAGTCCCTTAAAACCTATACTGCACAGCAACCTACCTGGCCCCCTGATCTTCCACGACCATACTGTCTACCCTCCTTAAATCCTGCATCCCAGTCTGTCCTTATGATCCTGTCATCAAGTCTGGTTCCATTGATGTATCGCATTGCATTTTCAGCATCTCCTCTTGCGTAATACCTTAGAAATgggttaatgaaaaaaaaatgggctTCTATTTTCAACACATGGAAAAAAGAACAATATCGAATGGGCTACAAAGCCAAGTATTTGCTGGAATCGGGTTCCTGcttggttatttttaaaagcaaccaCTTTCATGAAGCTATGTGGGCTGAGAAAACTGCTAGTGAAATGGAGCAATGTGCAGGAATTCAAGCacaataaaaatgcatatattggATCAAGCTCTTTAACCATCCTCACCCTTAAAAGCATAAAGCTCTGTTActaaagaaagaaggagaagccCCGTGCATGCTCCATTCATGCTGCAAACTTTCACCATTTCGGTGAGTTCACTGGAACCAGTAACAGAATGATCTTCAAAGAGACTTGCGTGTAGTGAAGTCAACACGCGACAGGGACGCAAGATGCCAACAGAAACCCTATGCGCACGCTTGTACGACAAGAAACACCTCTTTACTTGGGCAGGGAGAATGCGCTCTCACCGCAGAGGCCAACGATCTAACAAGTGCCCGGCTTAAAGCCTCAGCACGAAAGCAACCCCACAACCGCCACTCGACGTGCAGCGTGTGTTAGAATCCTGGagtcgtttaggttggaaaaggcctttaagatcaccgagtccagCCGTCCACCTAGCGCCTCCCTCTCTCGCCCGGGACTCCCACAGGCTCCTTAGCACCGAACGATTTCACCCTCGGCTAATTCTCCCGCGACCCAGAGCCCGCATTTCGGGTCACCCCCGGCCCGCCCAACCGGCCGCCGGCCCAGCGCGGGGCCCGCTCCCCCTGCCCGGGGcccgctccccctgcccggctccggcggccgcggggcagcagggccgggccggcggaAGGATACTCCACGAAGCAGAAGCCGCAGGCGGTTTTCTTCACTTTGTCCAGCCCCATGATGACCTTCTTGATGTCGCCGCTCTTGCCGAAGAGCTCGTGGATCTGCTCCTCCGTGGTGTAGAAGGAGAGGTTCCCCACGTACAGCGTGCAGCTCTTCCTCAGCAGCCGCTCCTGGTCGTACCGCGTCCCCTGAGCCGCAACGACAGCGTTACCTCACGGCGGGACCGCAagcgggcccgggcccgggcggaccgcgcggcgccggcgccggcccccgccgccggcggcagtGGCGGCGGCGCCCCGCTCACCCGGAAGTGCTGGTCCCGGTACTGGCTGAGGTCGGCGTAGGAGTCGCTGCGCAGGATGCTCAGCGTCCCCCCCGAGCACATGGCGGCGCGGCACCGAGCGGACCGGAGCGGCTTCCCGCCCCCCTCAGCGGCTTCCCGCCCCCCTCAGCGGCTTCCCGCCCCCCGCAGCGGCTTCCCGCCCCCCGCAGCGCCCTCGCGCAGGCGACCCGGCGCCGCCGGGCGGGCAGCCAATGGCGAGGCGGGCGCCGGCCGCGAgagcgggcggggcggcggagcggctctcgcgagagcgggcggggcggctcggcccggccctggcgGGCGCAGGATGGTGCTGCGGCGGGTGCTGTTCGCGCTCCTCAGCGACCCGCGCCTCATCGAGAAGCTGGCCGAGTCGCGGCCCatccgcgccgccgcccgcctcaccGCCGCCGCCATCACCCGCGGGCAGCTGGGAGCCCGCCAGGCGGCGCAGGGCCTGGCCCCCCGCCTGATCCGCCTGCGCGACGCCTTCCTCAGGGAGCTCAAGGACGGCGCCCGGGCGCGGGGCTGGCCGTGGCCCCccggccgcgggccgggccgaggcggccgCCCCGGAGCGGCGCCCTGACCGCCGCGCCGAGCGGGAGGCAGCTGCGGGGCCGCAGCCGGCGCAGGATCccgccggggaggaggaggggaccgCGGAGACCACGGCCGCTTCCCCGCGCCAAGCGCAGGAGGACGAGC comes from the Accipiter gentilis chromosome 6, bAccGen1.1, whole genome shotgun sequence genome and includes:
- the NCBP2 gene encoding nuclear cap-binding protein subunit 2, producing the protein MCSGGTLSILRSDSYADLSQYRDQHFRGTRYDQERLLRKSCTLYVGNLSFYTTEEQIHELFGKSGDIKKVIMGLDKVKKTACGFCFVEYYARGDAENAMRYINGTRLDDRIIRTDWDAGFKEGRQYGRGRSGGQVRDEYRQDYDAGRGGYGKTVQCQ
- the NCBP2AS2 gene encoding protein NCBP2AS2 encodes the protein MVLRRVLFALLSDPRLIEKLAESRPIRAAARLTAAAITRGQLGARQAAQGLAPRLIRLRDAFLRELKDGARARGWPWPPGRGPGRGGRPGAAP